In the genome of Natronorubrum daqingense, the window CCTCGTTGACGAACGTCAGCATCATCCCCGAGACGAGTAAGGCAGGGATACCGGCGTAGAGTATCAGCCGCATGAGGTCGATCAACTCCCACTGGAAGTACAGCGTCTTGACGTGCTCGCGGGCGGGTCCGAACATCGCCAGCGACGTTCGCAGGTCGTCGAACGCCGCGGTCTGCTCGTCCTCAAGCACGTCCTGGTAGTCGTCTTCCATGCGATCGATCTGGAACATCTTCCAGGAGTAGTTGTAGTCGAGCGCCGCGTTGACCACGTCGAACGTCCCGAATTGCTGTCCCTCGAGTTGTTCTCGGACGGCATCGCTGTTTCCGGTGATGCTCTCCGTGAAGTCGTTAACGTCCTCGATGAGTTCCTGATCGTCGAGTTTCTCCACCGACTCCTCGAGATCGTTGGCTCGTTTCTCGCTGGTGTCGACGATCTCGCGGAGCAGCGCCGACGGGTCCGCCGGCGCGGGTTTGCCGGTCACTTCCTTGATGTAGGTTCTGAAGTCGAGCGCCTCGCTCATTCGCTGGCGTTGATCGCCGAGGGGCCCGTTCTCCTGAGAGATGATTAACTGGCTGATCGTCACGACGAGGGTGATGCCGGTGATCAGCGCGCTGATCATCGTCGAGAACATCGCCTCGATGACCGCCCGCTCGGCGACCATGTCCGAGAGCACCGGATCGACGAACACGCCCGTCATGAACGCGAGGAAGAAGGCCACCGTGAGCAGGCCGGTGAGCACGAGCCGGTTCGCCCTGAGCAGGAACCAGAACTTGAATCGGCTCTCGCCGGCCCGCTCGCGCATCGTGTTCGCCGTTCCCGGGCCGTCCTCGTCGTTACCCATCGTCGCCCTCGCCAGCCGGCCGCTTGAAGACGAGGAACTTCGTCCCGCCGCCGCTGTAGTCGATGGTGTCGACCAGTTCCCAGCCGTCGGCAGCCATCTCGTTTAATTCCTGCTTCGGATCCGCAGCCTCCTCCATCGTCGGATCCCGCGGCGGACGAACCGTCTCGTATTCCCACCGTGTCGCGGTGCTGTCGTCCATCTATCAGATGATTGGACGACCGTCACCGAAAACCGTCACCTTGCAATCGCGTCTCGACGGGCGTACTCGAGACCGTCGCGGTCGAGTTCGACGTCCTCGATTGGTTGCTCATGGGAATCGTTCGCCCTCAAGTTGACCTCGATGCGTGAGTCAACGTGCTCGAGTGCTGTGGGACCGACCGTTCAGTTGGTTGCGATTCGAGTGATTCAATCGGTCCGTTTGTCAGCCAGCCTCCTCTCAGTTGTGTCGTCGGGTGGCATCGGTCGGTTCCGACGCCGTTCGAGTGCGTTCATCACGGGGCCCGCAGTCACTCCGTGGAGAACGATCGAGGTGAGCACCACCACGCCGACGAGAGCCCACAGCCGTTCCGCCGCGATGAGCAACTCGAGTTCTTCGAACGAGACGTGTGCGAGCGCGAAAGAGAGGTAATAGAAGGAACCGATTCCGCGAATGCCGAAAAAGGAGATTACCGTTCGATCGCTCCACGGCGCGTCGGATCCGACGAATCCGAGCAATC includes:
- a CDS encoding DUF4177 domain-containing protein, giving the protein MDDSTATRWEYETVRPPRDPTMEEAADPKQELNEMAADGWELVDTIDYSGGGTKFLVFKRPAGEGDDG